In Sphingopyxis sp. FD7, a single window of DNA contains:
- the infA gene encoding translation initiation factor IF-1: MAKEELMTFDGQVDEVLPDGRFGVLLENGHRVVVYTAGRMRRFRIRTVVGDAVRVEMTPYDLSKGRLVYRERGGGPATPGQRRSR, from the coding sequence TTGGCCAAGGAGGAGCTGATGACCTTCGACGGGCAGGTCGACGAAGTCCTGCCCGACGGGCGCTTCGGCGTCCTGCTCGAAAATGGTCATCGGGTCGTCGTCTATACGGCCGGCCGGATGCGGCGTTTCCGCATCCGGACGGTCGTTGGCGACGCGGTCCGCGTCGAAATGACGCCCTATGACCTCAGCAAGGGGCGCCTCGTCTACCGCGAACGCGGCGGCGGGCCGGCCACTCCCGGACAGCGCCGTTCGCGCTGA
- a CDS encoding cold-shock protein, whose amino-acid sequence MPIGTVKFFNNDKGYGFIENEDGSGDSFVHITAVQAAGMDTLNKEQRVSYELETGRNGKVSAINLQSA is encoded by the coding sequence ATGCCGATCGGCACCGTAAAATTCTTCAACAATGACAAGGGCTATGGCTTCATCGAAAATGAAGACGGCTCGGGCGACAGCTTCGTCCACATCACCGCGGTCCAGGCCGCGGGCATGGACACGCTCAATAAGGAGCAGCGCGTCTCCTACGAGCTCGAAACCGGCCGCAACGGCAAGGTTTCGGCGATCAACCTCCAGTCGGCCTGA